The following coding sequences lie in one Maribacter forsetii DSM 18668 genomic window:
- a CDS encoding CBS domain-containing protein, translating into MNIQEHIITSLPVFDINDTAEKVLAFFHDTTYSHIAILEDGRFLGLFSEIDADGLLPESKIEEFRYELQSFFARRDTNWLDVLEVFARNEANLIPVLNEKEEVTGYYCLTDVVAEFIDTPFFTDPGSILVVAKGVKDYSFSEISQIVESNNAKLFGGFITDTQNDVIQVTLKITANNYNKVVQTFRRYNYHIIFGNSDDQFLEDLKNRSDYLDKYLNV; encoded by the coding sequence ATGAATATTCAAGAACATATCATTACGAGCTTACCGGTATTCGATATCAACGATACTGCTGAAAAAGTATTAGCGTTTTTTCATGATACCACCTATTCCCATATTGCTATTTTGGAGGATGGAAGGTTTTTAGGGCTTTTCTCTGAAATAGATGCTGACGGATTGCTACCGGAGTCTAAAATTGAGGAGTTTAGATACGAACTTCAAAGTTTTTTTGCTCGTAGAGATACCAATTGGCTAGATGTGTTGGAAGTTTTTGCTAGAAATGAAGCTAATTTAATTCCGGTTCTTAATGAAAAAGAAGAAGTTACGGGTTACTATTGTTTAACCGATGTTGTTGCGGAATTTATTGACACGCCGTTTTTTACCGATCCAGGTAGTATTTTGGTCGTAGCAAAAGGTGTTAAGGATTATTCATTTAGTGAGATTTCGCAGATAGTGGAAAGTAATAATGCCAAACTTTTTGGTGGTTTTATTACCGATACCCAAAATGATGTAATTCAGGTGACCTTAAAAATTACAGCAAATAACTATAATAAGGTAGTGCAGACTTTTAGACGTTACAATTACCATATTATATTTGGTAACAGCGATGACCAATTTTTAGAAGACCTAAAAAACAGATCAGATTATTTAGATAAATATCTTAATGTATAA
- a CDS encoding NAD kinase, with translation MKVAVYGQTYQDNAIEYLIELLDELQTVSAEVHIEKDFYELYRSKGNSQTFSVFTMEEGLNASFDMFVSFGGDGTILRATTFVKDLGIPIVGVNTGRLGFLSTFKKEDVRKVVQEFKQGAYTVVERSLVQLNTEKLDAEFGDLNFALNEITVSRKETTSMITVETYLNNEYLTSYWADGLIISTPTGSTGYSLSCGGPVIVPTAKSLVLTPIAPHNLNARPLVISDDTVIRLKVSGREENHLVSLDSRIASLENGEEITISKAPYTIKMIEYTSESFLKTLRNKLLWGEDRRN, from the coding sequence ATGAAAGTAGCTGTTTACGGTCAAACTTATCAAGATAATGCCATTGAATACCTCATTGAACTGTTAGATGAGTTGCAAACGGTATCTGCAGAAGTTCATATTGAAAAAGATTTTTACGAATTATATAGATCTAAAGGTAATAGTCAAACCTTTTCCGTTTTTACAATGGAAGAAGGGTTAAATGCTTCTTTTGATATGTTTGTTAGTTTTGGTGGCGATGGTACCATATTAAGGGCAACAACTTTTGTGAAAGACCTTGGTATTCCTATTGTGGGTGTTAATACCGGTAGGTTAGGATTTCTTTCAACCTTTAAAAAAGAAGATGTTAGAAAAGTAGTTCAAGAATTCAAGCAAGGTGCATATACTGTAGTGGAGCGTAGTTTGGTGCAATTGAATACGGAAAAATTGGATGCCGAGTTTGGGGACTTAAATTTTGCATTGAATGAAATTACCGTGAGTAGAAAAGAAACTACTTCTATGATTACGGTAGAGACATATTTAAATAACGAATACTTAACATCATATTGGGCAGATGGATTAATTATTTCAACTCCAACTGGATCTACTGGGTATTCCTTAAGTTGTGGAGGTCCTGTAATTGTGCCTACTGCTAAATCATTGGTGCTGACCCCAATTGCCCCTCATAACTTAAATGCGAGACCACTGGTTATTTCCGATGATACTGTAATTCGTTTGAAAGTGTCTGGTAGAGAAGAAAACCACTTGGTTTCTTTAGATTCTAGAATTGCATCATTAGAAAATGGAGAGGAGATAACTATAAGTAAGGCGCCTTATACCATTAAAATGATAGAATATACTTCAGAAAGTTTTTTAAAGACCTTAAGAAATAAGCTTCTTTGGGGTGAGGATAGGCGAAATTGA
- the porG gene encoding type IX secretion system protein PorG, whose amino-acid sequence MRYITLLVLLFSLSGLQAQTYEVGIFAGGANTISDVGRTDYLLPSNIAFGGLFKWNISKRYAWRGSLTYGKFTADDNKSSSTARQQRGYVIDNSIFEGSVGLEFNFVEYNLHKLGPAFTPYLYTGLTYFRYDYQYFNGGVLQDINQKEGSFAVPMTVGFKYRINQFLIFGGEIGARYTFTDNLDGSNPEGSNFEEFQFGNIFSDDWYVFSGLTLTYTFGRKPCMDCFE is encoded by the coding sequence ATGCGTTACATAACGTTATTAGTATTGCTTTTTTCACTGTCAGGTTTGCAAGCGCAGACGTATGAGGTGGGTATTTTTGCCGGTGGTGCCAATACAATTAGTGATGTTGGTAGAACAGATTATCTGTTGCCTTCCAATATTGCCTTTGGTGGTTTGTTTAAGTGGAACATTAGTAAGAGATATGCATGGCGTGGTAGTTTAACTTACGGTAAGTTTACCGCAGATGATAATAAATCTAGTTCTACGGCAAGGCAGCAGAGAGGTTATGTTATAGATAATTCAATCTTTGAAGGTTCTGTGGGCTTGGAATTTAACTTCGTAGAATATAATTTACATAAACTTGGTCCGGCATTTACGCCCTATTTATATACAGGTCTTACCTATTTTAGGTATGATTATCAGTATTTTAATGGTGGTGTTCTACAAGATATAAATCAAAAAGAAGGAAGTTTTGCAGTGCCAATGACTGTTGGTTTTAAGTATCGTATCAATCAGTTTCTTATTTTTGGGGGCGAAATAGGGGCTAGGTATACTTTTACGGATAACTTAGATGGTAGTAATCCTGAAGGTTCTAACTTTGAAGAGTTCCAATTTGGTAATATATTTAGCGATGACTGGTATGTATTTTCCGGTCTAACCTTAACGTACACTTTTGGAAGAAAGCCTTGTATGGATTGTTTTGAGTAA